The Methanohalophilus portucalensis genome window below encodes:
- a CDS encoding glycosyltransferase family 4 protein has protein sequence MKIAYLANSIIPSRTANSIHVMKMCQAFAKNGHDVVLLVPNRYSEEESVDNVYSFYGVDDCFEIKKMPFKKIKYAGMVYKSLHILNVLGSIKPDFVYSRDLPSCTFVAMKNYDTFLELHQPLISKVNSMFFKLLIKQKNFKKLIVISNPLKDIFSNNYSLADNYIRILPDGADEVYDFSPIIDWPGKNDNLQVGYVGHLYKGKGIEVIENICHMSSDVDFHIIGGLDEDIKYWKNRINSNNVTFHGFVPQSKLSYYINSLDVCLLPNQKTILPHGAKSNKSNISDFTSPLKMFDYMAHKKAIVASDLPVLKEVLNHNNAVLVDPEKPDEWIDAIEKLKDKHLRERIGKYAYDDLRKNYTWSMRAQQILKIYNGHYSQ, from the coding sequence ATGAAAATTGCATATCTGGCAAATTCTATAATACCTTCAAGAACTGCAAACAGCATACATGTAATGAAAATGTGTCAGGCTTTTGCAAAAAACGGACATGATGTTGTTTTATTGGTGCCCAATAGATATAGTGAAGAGGAAAGTGTAGATAATGTTTATTCATTTTACGGGGTAGACGATTGTTTTGAAATCAAAAAAATGCCCTTTAAAAAAATAAAATATGCAGGCATGGTTTATAAATCTCTACACATTTTGAATGTATTGGGTAGTATAAAGCCAGATTTTGTTTACTCAAGAGATTTGCCATCTTGCACTTTTGTGGCGATGAAAAATTATGATACTTTTTTAGAATTACATCAACCTCTAATATCCAAAGTCAATTCCATGTTTTTTAAGCTCCTCATCAAACAAAAAAACTTCAAAAAACTTATAGTTATATCGAATCCTTTAAAAGATATATTTAGTAACAATTATTCACTAGCTGATAACTATATACGAATCTTACCCGATGGTGCCGATGAAGTCTATGATTTTAGTCCAATTATTGATTGGCCTGGCAAAAATGACAATTTACAGGTAGGGTATGTTGGGCATTTATATAAAGGAAAGGGAATAGAAGTTATAGAAAATATTTGTCATATGAGTTCAGATGTTGATTTTCACATAATAGGTGGTTTGGATGAGGACATTAAATACTGGAAAAACAGGATTAATTCAAATAATGTAACATTTCACGGTTTTGTGCCACAAAGCAAACTCAGCTACTATATAAATTCACTGGATGTTTGCCTTCTTCCAAATCAAAAAACGATTCTCCCTCATGGGGCAAAAAGTAATAAAAGTAATATATCCGATTTCACATCTCCTCTGAAGATGTTTGATTACATGGCTCATAAAAAAGCAATTGTAGCATCAGATTTACCGGTCTTAAAAGAAGTTTTAAATCACAATAATGCAGTTTTGGTGGACCCTGAAAAGCCTGATGAATGGATTGATGCCATTGAGAAATTAAAAGATAAACATTTGAGAGAGAGAATTGGCAAATATGCATATGATGATTTAAGAAAAAATTATACTTGGTCCATGCGAGCACAACAAATTTTAAAAATTTATAATGGACATTATAGTCAATAA
- a CDS encoding CBS domain-containing protein, whose amino-acid sequence MNLNPYIIKPEQTIKKSMEKIDRNHYGFLIVVDNTNKTFGTLSDGDIRRGILKGKKTNDKVGSVTNATFEYIYTSASFEEVTEKFKSQKINFLPILDDKHRLINIITKKQFHVLLLEDIEYNVKYNFFSLNEKKLDHEIYNRPWGYYKTTFLNNKTRAKIIKILPKGELSLQEHKKREEHWVIIKGSGEATIGESIKKVYAGDYVFIPKGCKHKISNESPDETLMVSEVQLGEYFGEDDIIRYKDIYGRV is encoded by the coding sequence ATGAATCTGAATCCATATATCATAAAACCAGAACAAACTATAAAAAAATCCATGGAGAAGATAGATAGGAACCATTATGGATTTTTGATTGTAGTGGATAACACGAATAAAACCTTTGGTACACTCAGTGATGGTGATATTAGAAGAGGGATTCTAAAAGGAAAGAAAACCAATGACAAAGTTGGGTCAGTAACAAATGCTACCTTTGAATACATATATACCAGTGCATCATTTGAAGAAGTTACTGAAAAATTCAAATCTCAAAAGATAAATTTCTTACCAATATTAGATGACAAACATAGATTAATAAATATAATAACAAAAAAACAATTCCATGTGTTGCTTTTGGAAGATATTGAGTATAATGTCAAATATAATTTCTTTTCTCTGAATGAAAAGAAATTGGACCATGAAATATATAATCGGCCCTGGGGATATTACAAAACAACTTTTTTAAATAATAAGACAAGAGCAAAAATTATAAAAATCCTCCCAAAAGGAGAATTAAGCCTACAGGAACACAAAAAGAGAGAAGAACACTGGGTTATAATTAAAGGCTCAGGAGAAGCAACTATTGGAGAGTCTATAAAAAAAGTATATGCTGGAGACTATGTATTCATCCCAAAGGGGTGCAAACATAAAATATCAAATGAGTCACCAGATGAGACATTGATGGTATCAGAGGTGCAACTTGGAGAATATTTTGGGGAAGATGACATAATACGATATAAAGACATATATGGCAGAGTATAA
- a CDS encoding glycosyltransferase → MAKKNVAILIHSLSNGGAERAVSNLLQNIQDIDKKYLFVYTNKVEYDIKAEIIDLDIKQLNSSKVSIMNIFKKILILFRAVYKLKKYKRKYNIGTTISFLQDPNILNVLSRKNDKIILSARVYRSKAKRTTKDKIYDTLIRLFYNKADLIIAVSEGIKIELMDNYGIKEEKIKVIYNLVEKNKINNLLDDEIEDEFKHIFANPVIINVGRLNHQKGQWHLIRSFSMVKKEVRNAKLVILGRGPYEHNLKELSKKLSLEDDIFFLGFQPNPFKFINKSKIFAFSSLYEGFSNALLESMACGVPVISTDCKTGPRELIVDGSTNEYQYSRIEHGSYGLLTPTFDGKFYSANIPLTNEEKIFADGLISLLTNDSLREYYSKKAGERSDDFSVDNIISQWEKAIY, encoded by the coding sequence ATGGCAAAGAAAAATGTAGCAATTTTAATACATTCGCTTAGCAACGGCGGGGCTGAAAGAGCTGTATCGAATCTATTGCAAAACATCCAAGACATAGATAAAAAATATCTTTTTGTATATACAAATAAAGTTGAATATGATATAAAAGCTGAGATAATAGATTTAGATATAAAGCAATTAAACTCTTCAAAAGTAAGTATAATGAATATATTTAAAAAGATATTGATTTTATTTAGGGCCGTATATAAGCTAAAAAAATATAAAAGAAAATACAATATCGGAACAACAATAAGCTTTCTACAGGACCCTAATATATTAAATGTCTTATCTCGAAAAAACGATAAAATTATTTTATCGGCTCGTGTTTATAGATCAAAGGCTAAACGAACTACAAAAGATAAAATATATGATACTCTTATCAGGCTTTTTTATAATAAAGCAGATTTAATTATAGCCGTATCAGAAGGTATAAAAATTGAATTAATGGATAATTATGGAATAAAAGAAGAAAAAATTAAAGTAATATATAACTTGGTAGAAAAAAACAAAATTAATAATTTACTTGATGATGAAATAGAGGACGAATTTAAACATATATTTGCAAATCCAGTTATAATCAATGTAGGCAGATTAAATCATCAAAAGGGGCAATGGCACTTAATACGCTCGTTTAGTATGGTAAAAAAAGAAGTAAGAAATGCAAAATTGGTTATTCTGGGCAGAGGTCCATATGAACACAACCTCAAAGAATTATCAAAAAAGCTGAGCCTTGAGGATGATATATTTTTCTTAGGATTTCAGCCAAATCCATTTAAATTTATTAACAAATCAAAAATATTTGCTTTTTCTTCATTGTATGAAGGATTTAGCAATGCATTATTGGAATCTATGGCTTGTGGGGTGCCTGTTATATCAACTGACTGTAAAACTGGACCAAGGGAACTTATAGTAGATGGTTCGACGAACGAATACCAATATTCAAGAATAGAACATGGTTCATATGGTCTTTTAACCCCTACTTTTGATGGAAAATTTTATAGTGCAAATATCCCATTAACAAATGAAGAAAAAATTTTTGCTGATGGGCTTATATCATTGCTGACCAATGATTCTTTGCGTGAATATTATAGCAAAAAGGCTGGAGAGAGGTCCGATGATTTTAGTGTAGATAATATAATTTCACAGTGGGAAAAAGCGATATACTAA
- a CDS encoding asparagine synthase (glutamine-hydrolyzing), producing the protein MDIQRKIISYLYFGYLPIADQTIDIGIDKLDINKKDTYKLFNEKELVQKGVESLKNGFADCLNNIDDYQNRKHIVPISGGLDSRAILAGLIDLGLKDNIVTVTYGTPGTLDYELGNLVAKHAGTKHISLDLSNINITQQSLGWTYKSGAEWTQLFTSYYNHRITHKFGYEAVYWSGFMGDPLAGSHLQAQESSTWDLAVFEFAKRNQFSKNFNLLPPQFNPCDVLPQEPIYDTNLLNFDEQLDFAIRQHSFIKPTVMAKGYNYIAPFTNQNWINFILNVPYEYRYNEYIYKKILQEAYPDFFKLPVKNRMGLTLDDSGWKLYYIYIYIIN; encoded by the coding sequence ATGGACATACAGAGGAAAATAATATCATATCTATATTTTGGATATTTACCTATTGCAGATCAAACTATAGATATTGGAATCGATAAATTAGATATTAATAAGAAAGATACGTATAAGCTATTTAATGAAAAAGAACTGGTGCAAAAAGGTGTTGAGTCATTAAAAAATGGATTCGCTGATTGTCTGAATAATATCGATGACTACCAAAACAGGAAACATATTGTACCTATAAGCGGTGGTTTAGACTCAAGAGCTATTTTAGCGGGATTGATTGATTTAGGGTTAAAAGACAATATAGTTACAGTCACGTATGGAACACCCGGCACATTAGATTACGAATTGGGAAACCTTGTAGCTAAACATGCAGGAACAAAGCATATCTCACTTGATTTAAGTAATATCAATATCACCCAGCAATCTTTAGGATGGACCTATAAATCAGGTGCTGAGTGGACCCAGTTGTTTACCTCTTACTATAACCACCGTATAACCCATAAATTTGGATATGAAGCGGTATATTGGAGTGGTTTTATGGGTGATCCTTTAGCAGGATCGCATCTTCAAGCTCAGGAGAGTAGTACATGGGATTTGGCTGTTTTTGAATTTGCAAAAAGGAATCAATTTTCTAAAAACTTTAATTTGCTTCCTCCTCAATTCAATCCCTGTGATGTGTTACCACAAGAGCCAATATATGATACAAATCTCTTAAATTTTGATGAGCAATTGGATTTTGCGATTCGCCAGCACAGCTTTATTAAACCAACAGTTATGGCTAAAGGTTACAATTATATTGCACCATTCACTAACCAGAATTGGATTAATTTCATTTTAAATGTCCCATATGAGTATAGGTATAATGAATACATCTATAAAAAAATCTTACAGGAAGCATACCCGGATTTTTTTAAATTACCCGTTAAAAATAGAATGGGATTAACCTTGGATGATTCTGGATGGAAGTTGTATTATATATATATATATATAATAAATTGA
- a CDS encoding N-acetylneuraminate synthase family protein, which produces MNGFNYQKPKVIAEIGCNHKGNFDIALELIDLAKECGADVAKFQKRNPSELLTPEQYNAPHPNPINSYGDTYGEHREYLEFTKEQHAQLKKYCEKKGIEYSTSVWDITSAKEIVSLNPKIIKVPSASNNNFEMLKVLRDEYRGEVHVSFGMTEKQEEENLIAFFEENGSAKSRLVIYACTSGYPVPYEDLCILEINRLYEEYEDRVKEIGFSGHHLGTAVDIACYTLGARWIERHFTKDRTWKGTDHSASLEPRDLSTLVTDLNNTYKALRYKCEDILDIEKVQREKLKHQF; this is translated from the coding sequence ATGAATGGATTTAACTACCAAAAACCAAAAGTAATAGCAGAAATCGGTTGTAACCACAAGGGTAATTTCGATATTGCTCTGGAACTTATTGATTTAGCTAAAGAATGTGGAGCAGACGTGGCCAAATTCCAAAAAAGAAATCCATCAGAACTCCTAACCCCTGAACAATATAATGCCCCGCACCCCAACCCAATAAATTCATATGGTGATACATACGGAGAACATAGAGAATATTTGGAATTCACCAAAGAACAACATGCGCAGCTGAAAAAGTATTGCGAAAAAAAAGGAATTGAATATTCTACTTCTGTATGGGACATAACTTCTGCTAAAGAGATTGTTTCACTTAACCCAAAGATAATAAAGGTGCCTTCTGCCAGCAACAATAATTTTGAAATGCTTAAGGTGTTGAGAGACGAATACAGAGGAGAAGTCCATGTTTCATTTGGAATGACCGAAAAGCAAGAAGAAGAAAATTTAATCGCTTTCTTTGAAGAAAATGGATCTGCAAAGAGCAGACTGGTAATATATGCCTGTACTTCAGGATACCCCGTTCCATATGAAGATTTGTGTATTCTGGAAATTAACAGACTTTATGAAGAGTATGAGGATAGAGTCAAAGAGATTGGATTTTCTGGCCACCATCTGGGTACTGCTGTAGATATAGCCTGTTATACATTGGGTGCAAGATGGATAGAACGCCACTTTACCAAAGATAGAACCTGGAAAGGTACTGACCACAGTGCATCTCTTGAACCACGTGATCTTAGTACCCTAGTAACAGATCTAAATAATACCTACAAGGCATTGCGTTACAAATGTGAAGATATATTAGATATCGAAAAAGTACAAAGAGAAAAATTGAAACATCAATTTTGA
- a CDS encoding NAD-dependent epimerase, producing MKLLVTGTAGFIGFHLVKSLVNSGHEIIGMDSINDYYDVDLKFGRLQETGIESDEIEYNKLIVSNKFPNYRFIKLDLEDHDNINSLFESENFDVVCHLAAQAGVRYSITNPHSYIQSNIVGFLNILEGCRYNDIKHLIYASSSSVYGLNKKMPFSTQDNVDHPVSLYAASKKSNELMAHTYSHLYGIPTTGLRFFTVYGPWGRPDMAYFKFTKAIIEDKPIDVYNYGNMERDFTYVDDVVDGIMKIVDSEPPEGNNEWSCDGPNPSSSKAPYRIYNIGNNSPVNLLKFIEILESKLDKRANKIYLPMQLGDLKTTYADVEDLIRDFGYKPTTSLEQGIGEFVAWYQRVYNV from the coding sequence ATGAAACTACTAGTAACAGGCACAGCAGGATTCATCGGTTTTCATCTTGTCAAGAGTTTGGTTAATTCAGGACATGAGATCATTGGAATGGATAGTATCAACGATTATTATGATGTCGACCTGAAATTTGGGCGGTTGCAAGAAACAGGAATTGAATCAGATGAAATTGAATACAATAAACTCATTGTAAGCAATAAATTTCCAAACTACAGATTTATAAAACTGGATTTGGAAGACCATGACAATATTAATTCGCTTTTTGAAAGTGAAAATTTTGACGTAGTATGTCACCTTGCAGCCCAGGCCGGCGTTCGATACAGCATAACCAATCCGCACTCATATATCCAGAGCAATATTGTGGGATTTCTGAATATCCTTGAAGGCTGCAGATATAATGATATCAAACATCTGATTTATGCCAGCAGTTCAAGTGTTTATGGCCTCAACAAGAAAATGCCATTTTCGACACAGGATAATGTGGATCATCCTGTAAGTCTGTATGCTGCAAGTAAAAAGTCCAATGAACTGATGGCACATACATACAGCCACTTATATGGAATACCCACTACAGGACTTCGTTTTTTCACGGTATATGGTCCATGGGGACGTCCGGATATGGCTTATTTCAAGTTTACAAAGGCTATTATTGAAGACAAACCAATTGATGTCTACAATTATGGCAATATGGAAAGGGATTTTACCTATGTGGATGATGTTGTGGATGGCATCATGAAAATTGTAGACAGTGAACCCCCAGAAGGAAATAATGAATGGTCCTGCGATGGCCCGAATCCATCCAGTTCAAAGGCTCCCTATAGAATTTACAACATCGGGAACAACAGTCCTGTAAATTTGCTTAAATTCATTGAAATCCTCGAATCAAAATTAGACAAAAGAGCAAATAAAATATATTTGCCCATGCAGCTGGGTGACTTAAAGACAACATATGCAGATGTTGAAGACTTAATTAGGGATTTTGGTTATAAGCCTACAACGTCACTTGAGCAAGGGATTGGTGAATTTGTAGCTTGGTACCAGAGGGTTTATAATGTTTAA
- a CDS encoding acylneuraminate cytidylyltransferase, which translates to MNIAFIPARCGSKSIPLKNIKPFCGQPLIYWSLKALEDSKSIDKAVVATDCHEVADTVNSFNFSKVEIYWRNPANARDEASTESVMLEYLNNSDYNEKDFFVLVQATSPMTKPEDFDDAFSLLWNNKRDSLLTCARLRRFIWDEEGDPLNYDYLHRPRRQDFKGTLVENGAFYINQIKNILENQNRLSGNIAIYEMPEYTSIELDEPDDWNIAENLMRKYILKPSQNNQIKLFLMDVDGVLTDAGMYYSESGDELKKFNTHDGKGIELLRKAGMKTGIITSENTEIVTCRAKKLKVDYLYQGVKDKLKIAKEICQQEGITLDEVAYIGDDINDIELLSNVGKAACPMNSQNEVKYLENIIILDKSGGEGAVRNFTEYILI; encoded by the coding sequence ATGAATATAGCTTTTATCCCTGCTCGTTGTGGCAGTAAATCAATTCCATTAAAAAATATAAAGCCTTTTTGTGGCCAACCATTAATTTATTGGTCACTTAAAGCCCTTGAAGATTCAAAATCAATCGATAAAGCGGTTGTTGCAACAGACTGCCATGAAGTAGCCGATACAGTGAATTCATTTAATTTTTCTAAAGTAGAAATTTATTGGCGCAATCCTGCGAATGCAAGGGATGAAGCTTCCACAGAATCCGTTATGCTTGAATACCTGAATAATAGCGACTATAATGAAAAAGATTTTTTTGTACTTGTCCAGGCAACTTCTCCAATGACAAAACCCGAAGATTTCGATGATGCTTTTAGCCTATTATGGAACAACAAAAGGGATTCTCTGCTCACATGTGCACGTTTGAGACGGTTTATCTGGGATGAAGAGGGTGATCCACTGAATTATGATTACCTGCACCGTCCAAGGAGGCAAGATTTCAAGGGTACACTAGTGGAAAACGGAGCTTTTTACATAAACCAGATAAAAAACATATTGGAAAACCAAAACCGTTTATCTGGAAATATTGCGATTTATGAAATGCCTGAATACACCAGTATAGAACTGGATGAGCCCGATGATTGGAATATTGCAGAAAATTTGATGAGAAAGTATATCCTTAAACCATCGCAGAACAATCAAATAAAACTTTTCTTGATGGATGTAGATGGAGTCTTAACTGATGCCGGAATGTACTACAGCGAAAGTGGTGATGAGCTAAAAAAGTTCAATACCCATGATGGCAAAGGAATTGAACTACTCAGGAAGGCTGGAATGAAAACAGGTATCATAACAAGTGAAAATACCGAGATCGTGACGTGCAGAGCTAAAAAACTTAAAGTTGACTATTTATACCAGGGAGTAAAGGATAAGTTGAAAATAGCCAAAGAAATTTGTCAGCAGGAAGGAATAACACTGGATGAAGTCGCATATATTGGTGATGATATAAACGATATTGAATTGCTTAGCAATGTTGGCAAAGCTGCTTGTCCCATGAATTCCCAGAACGAAGTGAAATATTTGGAAAATATAATTATACTAGATAAATCCGGGGGAGAAGGGGCTGTGAGAAATTTTACAGAATACATATTAATATGA
- a CDS encoding sulfotransferase family 2 domain-containing protein: MIINHKYKFIFLKTKKTAGTSLEIALSKFCGSQDVITTIGNEDEMVREELGHTGPQNYIINNHLKKIGDFFKSHNKLYPLYMSIKPFCMYYEHIPAFFVKKHLGQKLWNEYFKFSFERNPYDKAISSYYWNTKDLENPPHISDYIENLKDRPFNRPLSSWYIYSINNEIAVDFVGKYENMEDDLRYIKQKLGLPEDIKLPKTKNKYRKDRRHYTELLDDKDLSRIENLCSREIRAFSYKHET, translated from the coding sequence ATGATAATAAACCATAAATACAAGTTTATATTTTTGAAAACAAAAAAAACAGCAGGAACAAGTTTAGAAATTGCTTTATCCAAATTTTGTGGATCTCAAGATGTTATTACAACAATTGGTAATGAAGACGAAATGGTACGTGAGGAATTGGGACATACAGGTCCACAAAATTATATTATAAATAATCATTTAAAAAAAATAGGAGATTTTTTTAAGTCTCATAACAAATTATACCCTTTATATATGTCCATTAAACCATTTTGCATGTATTATGAACATATACCAGCATTCTTTGTAAAAAAGCACCTTGGACAAAAGTTATGGAATGAGTATTTCAAATTTAGTTTTGAGCGTAACCCCTATGATAAGGCAATTAGCAGTTACTATTGGAATACTAAAGACCTGGAAAATCCTCCACATATTTCAGATTATATAGAGAATCTAAAAGACAGACCTTTCAACAGACCACTTTCCAGTTGGTATATATATTCAATAAATAATGAAATTGCAGTCGATTTTGTAGGAAAATATGAAAATATGGAAGATGATTTGAGATATATTAAACAAAAATTAGGGCTACCAGAGGACATAAAGTTACCAAAAACAAAGAATAAATATCGAAAAGATAGAAGGCACTATACTGAATTATTGGATGATAAAGACCTTTCTAGGATAGAGAATTTATGCTCCAGAGAAATAAGGGCATTTTCATATAAACATGAGACATGA
- a CDS encoding class I SAM-dependent methyltransferase → MGTKTKFEIQDNQYTFPYHHIPHLDKRGYPLRHRFLNFEYICNIYHIKEIVENLNPDSVLDVGCGDGRFLCELSDRIKRTGCDISYRGIQLAKGVEPKIEFYNKDVKDINRTYDVVTCIETLEHIPDDEVNGFISKLATKTKKSGHIVISVPSKVKTLQSKHYRHYDIDTFINELENSKAPLKIKNWEYILKTSRLQKLYKLTNNRLFFIEFHPFRRFIWKHIWNKNRRAEEHNGLHLIVLMEKI, encoded by the coding sequence TTGGGAACAAAAACAAAATTTGAAATTCAAGATAATCAATATACATTTCCTTACCATCACATACCCCATCTGGATAAAAGAGGCTACCCTTTAAGGCATCGTTTTTTGAATTTTGAGTATATCTGCAATATATATCACATCAAGGAAATTGTAGAGAATTTAAATCCTGATTCTGTGCTAGATGTTGGATGTGGAGATGGAAGATTTCTATGTGAATTGTCTGATAGAATCAAAAGAACTGGTTGTGATATCTCATACCGAGGTATTCAGTTAGCAAAGGGCGTTGAACCAAAAATAGAATTTTATAATAAAGATGTAAAAGACATTAATAGGACTTATGATGTAGTTACCTGTATAGAGACATTGGAACATATACCAGATGATGAAGTTAATGGGTTTATAAGTAAATTGGCTACAAAAACAAAAAAATCGGGGCACATAGTAATATCCGTACCATCTAAAGTGAAAACATTACAAAGTAAACATTATCGTCATTATGATATAGATACATTTATTAATGAACTTGAAAATTCAAAGGCCCCACTAAAGATAAAGAACTGGGAATATATTCTTAAAACCAGTAGACTGCAAAAATTATACAAGTTGACAAATAACCGACTTTTTTTTATCGAATTCCACCCATTTAGAAGATTTATCTGGAAGCATATTTGGAACAAAAATAGACGTGCAGAAGAGCATAATGGATTACACCTTATAGTGCTAATGGAGAAAATTTGA